A single Altererythrobacter sp. BO-6 DNA region contains:
- a CDS encoding DUF4153 domain-containing protein, with protein MADQSAIVHPADEAVLHDWPLRPWLLAALLGLAGLLVYFAADGGENVPWRMALAAAAVFGPLALAFTLAQDRWKAPAIFAAAVALVMAGIAWRATSAGDRYADEEFWVAAGILAVTLALPLFQAGFHRLRWGTSYKVTHFHVWTDAISGAGALAFVGLAWALIALLAELFSVIKIDLLEDLIDETWFGWLYSGAAFGAALGVLRNQLKIIGTLQNVVLLVLSILAVPLAIALVIFLLAVAASGLDVLWEATKSATPLLLSIAVGCFVLANAVVRDEDEQASNSRILRLAGFVLALGILPLSVMAAISMGTRIGQHGLSPERLWALVAIAVAVAYGVGYFVAALRGRRAGWRDLLRQANLHLAVLTCVIAFILALPLFNFGAVSASNQLARLERGDVSADDFDYVALRWDFGEAGRDALAKLAKSENAEIAKFASDTLKLDRRPYYGTTRADQRELAAKARITVTDPAVEKALRAHLEREVFTCPGGCRAVEVGEVEAGPLIALIIGENPQFLVYDREKAEIVQYWVQDGKILMLGTYHAKRVEREGRIELRRFEGRQLYVGDQPVGQPFE; from the coding sequence ATGGCTGACCAAAGCGCAATCGTTCACCCTGCCGACGAGGCAGTCCTGCATGACTGGCCCTTGCGGCCCTGGCTGCTCGCCGCCCTGCTGGGGCTGGCCGGGCTGCTGGTCTATTTCGCGGCTGATGGCGGAGAGAACGTCCCATGGCGTATGGCGCTGGCCGCCGCGGCGGTGTTTGGCCCGCTGGCGCTGGCGTTCACGCTGGCACAGGATCGCTGGAAAGCGCCCGCCATCTTTGCCGCAGCGGTGGCGCTGGTCATGGCGGGGATCGCCTGGCGCGCGACTAGCGCGGGCGATCGCTATGCCGACGAGGAATTCTGGGTCGCGGCCGGCATACTGGCGGTCACGCTGGCGCTGCCGCTGTTCCAGGCGGGCTTTCATCGTTTGCGCTGGGGCACAAGCTACAAGGTGACCCATTTCCACGTCTGGACCGATGCCATCAGCGGGGCGGGCGCGTTGGCCTTTGTCGGCCTGGCCTGGGCGCTGATTGCACTGCTGGCGGAGCTGTTCAGCGTCATCAAGATCGACTTGCTGGAGGACCTGATTGACGAAACCTGGTTCGGCTGGCTGTATTCCGGTGCAGCCTTCGGTGCTGCACTGGGTGTGCTGCGCAACCAGCTGAAGATCATCGGCACGCTGCAGAATGTGGTCCTGCTGGTGCTGTCGATCCTGGCGGTGCCGCTGGCGATTGCGCTGGTCATCTTCCTGCTTGCGGTCGCGGCATCGGGGCTCGACGTGCTATGGGAAGCGACCAAGAGCGCCACGCCCTTGCTGCTTTCGATTGCGGTCGGGTGCTTCGTGCTCGCCAATGCCGTGGTGCGCGACGAGGACGAGCAGGCGAGCAATTCGCGCATTTTGCGGCTGGCGGGCTTCGTGCTGGCGCTGGGGATCCTGCCGCTATCGGTGATGGCGGCGATTTCGATGGGCACACGGATCGGCCAGCATGGCCTAAGCCCCGAACGGTTGTGGGCGCTGGTCGCGATTGCGGTCGCCGTGGCCTATGGCGTGGGGTACTTTGTCGCGGCCCTTCGCGGGCGGCGCGCAGGCTGGCGCGACCTGCTGCGGCAAGCGAACCTCCACCTGGCGGTGCTGACCTGCGTTATTGCCTTCATCCTGGCGCTGCCGCTCTTCAATTTCGGCGCGGTTTCGGCCAGCAACCAGCTCGCCCGGCTCGAGCGTGGCGATGTGAGCGCCGACGATTTCGACTATGTCGCGCTGCGCTGGGACTTTGGTGAGGCTGGGCGTGATGCCTTGGCGAAACTGGCCAAGAGCGAGAATGCGGAAATCGCCAAGTTCGCAAGCGATACGCTCAAGCTGGACCGGAGGCCCTATTACGGCACGACCCGCGCCGATCAGCGAGAGCTTGCCGCCAAGGCGCGGATCACCGTTACGGATCCGGCAGTCGAAAAAGCCTTGCGAGCGCATCTGGAGCGCGAGGTTTTCACTTGTCCGGGTGGATGCCGCGCGGTCGAGGTGGGTGAAGTCGAGGCAGGTCCGCTGATCGCGCTGATAATCGGGGAGAACCCGCAATTCCTTGTCTATGACCGCGAGAAAGCCGAGATCGTCCAATACTGGGTCCAGGATGGCAAAATCCTGATGCTTGGTACCTATCACGCGAAAAGGGTCGAGCGCGAAGGGAGGATCGAGCTCCGCCGTTTCGAAGGGCGCCAGCTCTATGTCGGCGATCAGCCGGTTGGCCAACCGTTCGAATAG
- the gatC gene encoding Asp-tRNA(Asn)/Glu-tRNA(Gln) amidotransferase subunit GatC — translation MSVDKATVAKIASLARIKMGDAELERMVPELNGILKWVDQLGEVDVTGIEPMTAVIPNHLRLRDDVVDADPLTGGGKRADVLANAPAAEHGFFGVPKVIE, via the coding sequence ATGTCCGTAGATAAAGCAACCGTGGCCAAGATCGCCTCTTTGGCCCGCATCAAGATGGGTGATGCAGAGCTCGAGCGCATGGTGCCCGAGCTCAATGGCATCCTCAAATGGGTCGACCAGCTGGGCGAAGTCGATGTGACCGGCATCGAGCCGATGACCGCGGTGATCCCCAATCATTTGCGCTTGCGCGACGACGTCGTCGATGCCGATCCGCTGACCGGCGGCGGCAAGCGCGCCGATGTACTTGCCAATGCGCCTGCAGCCGAACACGGCTTCTTCGGCGTGCCCAAGGTGATCGAATAA
- the gatA gene encoding Asp-tRNA(Asn)/Glu-tRNA(Gln) amidotransferase subunit GatA: protein MADHTELGVKAIRDGVAAGDFTAREVAESFNAAVAAAADLNAFIVTTPDHALAAADKVDADRAAGKTLGKMAGVPIGMKDLFATHGVQTTAASHILEGFKPEYESTVSQNLWTAGAGMLGKLNLDQFAMGSSNETSYFGNVSSPWRKAGSNAAMSPGGSSGGSSAAVAARIAPAATGTDTGGSIRQPAAFTGICGIKPTYGRCSRWGVVAFASSLDQAGPMARTVEDCAIMLEAMAGFDPKDATSLDMPVPAWEAGLNPDLRGKKVGIPREYRMDGTDEAILKSWDQGKEWLRDAGAEIVDISLPHTKYALPAYYIVAPAEASSNLARYDGVRYGLRNLPEGAGLQDMYAATRAAGFGDEVKRRILIGTYVLSAGFYDAYYNQAQKVRALVARDFERAWADCDVILAPTTPTPSFPLNSLNEDPLTMYLNDVFAVPASLAGLPAMSVPAMLTDNGLPLGLQLVGKPFDEQGVLNAGLAIQSRANFTAKPEKWW, encoded by the coding sequence ATGGCTGATCACACCGAACTGGGCGTCAAGGCGATCCGTGACGGGGTCGCGGCGGGCGATTTCACCGCGCGCGAAGTGGCGGAAAGCTTCAACGCTGCTGTGGCCGCTGCGGCCGATCTCAACGCCTTTATCGTCACCACGCCGGATCACGCGCTGGCCGCCGCGGACAAGGTCGATGCCGACCGTGCAGCGGGCAAGACTTTGGGCAAGATGGCGGGCGTGCCGATCGGCATGAAGGACTTGTTCGCCACCCATGGCGTGCAGACCACCGCTGCCAGCCACATACTTGAAGGGTTCAAGCCCGAATACGAAAGCACCGTCAGCCAGAACCTGTGGACTGCGGGCGCGGGCATGCTGGGCAAGCTCAACCTTGACCAGTTCGCGATGGGTTCTTCCAACGAAACCAGCTATTTCGGCAATGTCAGCTCGCCCTGGCGCAAGGCAGGCAGCAATGCTGCGATGAGCCCGGGCGGGTCTTCGGGCGGTTCCTCGGCCGCGGTTGCCGCGCGGATCGCGCCCGCCGCGACCGGCACCGACACCGGCGGCTCGATCCGCCAGCCCGCTGCGTTCACCGGCATTTGCGGGATCAAGCCGACCTATGGCCGCTGCTCGCGCTGGGGCGTCGTGGCATTCGCCAGCAGCCTCGACCAGGCCGGGCCGATGGCGCGCACTGTCGAGGACTGCGCGATCATGCTCGAAGCGATGGCGGGCTTCGATCCGAAGGACGCGACTTCGCTCGACATGCCGGTGCCCGCCTGGGAGGCCGGCCTCAATCCTGACCTCAGGGGCAAGAAAGTCGGCATTCCGCGCGAATACCGCATGGATGGCACCGACGAGGCGATCCTGAAGAGCTGGGACCAGGGCAAGGAATGGCTGCGCGATGCGGGCGCGGAGATCGTCGATATCAGCCTGCCGCACACCAAATATGCGCTGCCCGCCTATTACATCGTCGCCCCGGCCGAAGCGTCCAGCAACCTCGCGCGCTATGACGGCGTGCGCTATGGCCTGCGCAACCTGCCTGAGGGCGCGGGCCTGCAGGATATGTATGCTGCCACCCGTGCCGCGGGCTTCGGTGATGAGGTCAAGCGCCGCATCCTGATCGGCACCTATGTGCTGAGCGCGGGCTTCTATGACGCCTATTATAACCAGGCGCAGAAGGTGCGGGCGCTGGTCGCGCGCGATTTCGAGCGGGCCTGGGCGGATTGCGACGTGATCCTGGCACCGACCACGCCGACGCCGAGCTTCCCGCTCAATTCGCTCAACGAAGATCCGCTGACGATGTATCTCAACGATGTGTTCGCGGTACCCGCCTCGCTCGCGGGACTTCCGGCGATGAGCGTGCCGGCGATGCTGACCGATAACGGGCTGCCGCTCGGCCTCCAGCTGGTGGGCAAACCGTTCGACGAGCAAGGCGTGCTCAATGCAGGGCTGGCAATCCAGAGCCGCGCAAACTTCACCGCCAAGCCGGAGAAGTGGTGGTGA
- a CDS encoding glutamyl-tRNA amidotransferase: protein MSADPALLIAGVAIALAVPVTFMVANWVRKNVDHGEARFGPDGKVIEDEDRK, encoded by the coding sequence GTGAGCGCCGATCCGGCGCTCTTGATCGCCGGGGTGGCGATCGCGCTGGCTGTACCGGTGACTTTCATGGTCGCCAATTGGGTGCGGAAGAACGTCGATCACGGCGAAGCGCGTTTCGGGCCGGATGGCAAGGTGATCGAGGACGAGGACAGGAAATGA
- the gatB gene encoding Asp-tRNA(Asn)/Glu-tRNA(Gln) amidotransferase subunit GatB — translation MSNYRIQGATGEWEVVIGLEVHAQVVSKSKLFSGAATAFGAEPNAQVSLVDAAMPGMLPVPNRECIRQAVRTGMAIEAQINKWSRFDRKNYFYADLPQGYQISQLYHPLVGEGSLTIDADEKAGIPEDKVIGIERIHVEQDAGKLMHDQHPTMSYVDLNRCGVALMEIVSKPDMRSPAEAGAYVRKLRSILRYVGSCDGNMEEGSMRADVNVSVRRPGEPFGTRTETKNVNSVRFVMQVIEYEANRQVDLIESGGAVEQETRLFDPGTGTTRTMRSKEDAHDYRYFPDPDLLPLELDDSFLEECRASLPELPDAKRARYENELGLTPYNARELTAEVETFARFETLLAVVTEKLGKAEKDVATQVANWSLSVAPGVIKALGDEGNPAHATAEAQAAILKMQDAGEISGGQAKEIFEIVLKTGRAPDEIADSEGLKQVSDTGAIEAAIDAIIAANMDKVEEYRGGKDKLFGFFVGQTMKAMQGKANPAVVNQILKDKLDG, via the coding sequence ATGAGCAATTATCGCATCCAGGGCGCAACCGGAGAATGGGAGGTCGTGATCGGCCTTGAGGTTCACGCGCAGGTCGTTTCGAAGTCCAAGCTGTTTTCGGGCGCGGCGACCGCTTTCGGGGCAGAGCCGAACGCGCAGGTCAGTCTCGTCGATGCGGCGATGCCCGGCATGCTGCCCGTACCCAATCGCGAGTGCATTCGCCAGGCGGTGCGCACCGGCATGGCGATCGAGGCGCAGATCAACAAGTGGAGCCGGTTCGACCGCAAGAACTATTTCTATGCCGATCTGCCGCAGGGCTACCAGATCAGCCAGCTCTATCACCCGCTGGTGGGTGAGGGCAGCCTCACCATCGATGCGGACGAGAAGGCAGGAATTCCCGAAGACAAGGTGATCGGGATCGAACGGATCCATGTCGAGCAGGATGCAGGCAAGCTGATGCATGACCAGCACCCGACCATGTCCTATGTCGATCTCAACCGCTGCGGTGTGGCGCTGATGGAGATCGTGTCCAAGCCGGACATGCGCAGCCCCGCCGAAGCGGGCGCCTATGTGCGCAAGCTGCGCTCGATCCTGCGCTATGTCGGCAGCTGCGACGGCAATATGGAAGAAGGTTCGATGCGCGCCGACGTCAACGTCAGCGTGCGCCGTCCGGGCGAGCCCTTCGGCACGCGGACCGAGACCAAGAACGTCAACTCGGTGCGCTTCGTTATGCAGGTGATCGAATATGAGGCGAACCGCCAGGTCGACCTGATCGAAAGCGGCGGCGCGGTGGAACAGGAAACCCGCCTGTTCGATCCGGGCACCGGCACCACCCGAACCATGCGCAGCAAGGAAGACGCGCACGACTATCGCTATTTCCCCGATCCGGACCTGCTGCCGCTGGAACTCGACGACAGCTTCCTTGAGGAATGCCGCGCCTCGCTGCCCGAATTGCCCGACGCCAAGCGCGCCCGTTATGAGAACGAACTGGGCCTAACCCCCTATAACGCCCGCGAATTGACCGCCGAGGTCGAAACCTTTGCGCGGTTTGAAACCCTGCTGGCCGTAGTCACGGAGAAGCTCGGCAAGGCCGAAAAGGACGTGGCGACGCAGGTTGCCAACTGGTCGCTCTCGGTCGCGCCCGGCGTGATCAAGGCGCTGGGCGACGAAGGCAATCCGGCCCACGCGACTGCCGAGGCGCAGGCCGCGATCCTGAAGATGCAGGATGCCGGCGAAATCAGCGGCGGCCAGGCCAAGGAAATCTTCGAGATCGTGCTCAAGACCGGCCGCGCCCCGGACGAGATTGCCGACAGCGAAGGGCTGAAGCAGGTCAGTGACACCGGCGCGATCGAAGCCGCGATCGACGCGATCATCGCCGCCAACATGGACAAGGTCGAGGAATACCGCGGCGGCAAGGACAAGCTGTTCGGCTTCTTCGTCGGCCAGACGATGAAGGCGATGCAGGGCAAAGCCAATCCGGCGGTGGTCAACCAGATCCTGAAGGACAAGCTGGACGGCTGA
- a CDS encoding tRNA (cytidine(34)-2'-O)-methyltransferase — protein sequence MTSIVLVQPEIPGNTGAVGRTCVALDMELILIHPLGFQISDKRVKRSGLDYWPHIRLSEYASWTDFIADRAPRPDQLYLFEEYAPRSFYEPDYPADAYLVFGRETKGIPPEIVEAHREQMVSLPMRSDKVRSLNLANSVAAAAYQALRAHLPR from the coding sequence ATGACTTCCATCGTCCTCGTCCAACCGGAAATTCCCGGCAATACGGGCGCGGTCGGGCGCACCTGTGTGGCGCTGGATATGGAGCTGATCCTGATCCACCCGCTTGGTTTCCAGATTTCGGACAAACGGGTGAAGCGTTCGGGGCTCGACTACTGGCCGCATATCCGGCTGTCCGAATACGCCAGCTGGACAGACTTCATCGCCGATCGTGCGCCGCGCCCTGACCAGCTCTACCTGTTCGAGGAGTACGCGCCGCGCAGCTTCTACGAGCCGGACTATCCGGCGGATGCTTATCTGGTGTTCGGGCGCGAAACCAAGGGCATCCCGCCCGAAATTGTCGAAGCGCATCGCGAGCAGATGGTGAGCCTGCCGATGCGATCGGACAAGGTCCGCTCGCTCAACCTGGCGAACAGCGTTGCGGCGGCGGCCTATCAGGCATTGCGGGCGCATTTGCCGCGCTAA
- a CDS encoding AraC family transcriptional regulator — MSRIETDRYAECIAAIGQYHSDMASALMPAGVTRFWAASLGWPTWLFDGASFPPAKSLPGQIRLIDDLQLLANLLRHVGEKRLLELMLEWPRYPGEAQVLAAPDLKAAIWSRSASIDLRNAPIRVSVNEAEECDTIAIELNPALGPFLPIVESAVLVVFFLMVRSFVGMANTAADDLSEISIEQVHSGAVLRRLLPCRFSRASSTARISIPNRLLEASNPDFDPVSWNATIGQARLGDARVGKPAPLNKGALEEMLRRSLAEYARVPQLAEIARLHGLSERTLARLFADAGISFRDTLDHARMSLGKELLLHSELPVYVVAERVGYSDASAFVRSFKRRFGIAPAQWRKGRRIAPTALFGNRGIGA; from the coding sequence ATGTCGCGCATCGAAACTGACCGTTACGCCGAGTGTATTGCCGCAATCGGCCAGTATCATTCCGATATGGCATCGGCGTTGATGCCGGCAGGTGTGACGCGCTTCTGGGCCGCAAGCCTTGGCTGGCCCACCTGGCTCTTCGACGGAGCGTCGTTTCCTCCTGCCAAATCGCTACCAGGGCAGATTCGCCTGATCGATGACCTGCAATTGCTGGCAAATCTCCTGCGGCATGTGGGAGAGAAACGGCTGTTGGAACTGATGCTGGAATGGCCGCGCTACCCGGGCGAGGCGCAAGTCCTGGCCGCCCCCGATCTGAAGGCGGCAATCTGGTCACGATCCGCTTCGATAGACCTGCGGAATGCACCCATCCGCGTATCGGTGAACGAGGCAGAAGAGTGTGACACAATCGCCATTGAACTGAATCCCGCGCTCGGACCTTTCCTGCCAATAGTGGAGAGCGCGGTACTGGTCGTTTTCTTCCTTATGGTTCGCTCCTTCGTGGGTATGGCGAACACTGCGGCAGACGACCTTTCCGAGATTTCGATCGAGCAGGTACATTCGGGCGCGGTGCTCCGTCGGCTCTTGCCGTGCCGGTTCTCGCGCGCCTCATCCACCGCCCGGATCTCGATCCCGAACCGTCTGCTTGAAGCGAGCAACCCTGACTTTGATCCAGTTTCGTGGAACGCGACCATCGGGCAGGCAAGGCTGGGAGATGCCCGTGTCGGCAAGCCTGCGCCCTTGAACAAGGGCGCTCTGGAAGAGATGTTGCGGCGGTCGCTTGCAGAATATGCGCGGGTTCCGCAGCTTGCCGAAATTGCCCGGCTGCATGGCTTGTCGGAACGGACGCTGGCGCGTCTATTTGCAGACGCTGGCATTTCCTTCCGCGACACTCTCGATCATGCACGGATGAGCCTCGGCAAGGAATTGCTGCTTCACAGCGAATTGCCGGTCTATGTGGTGGCTGAGCGCGTGGGATATAGCGATGCCTCTGCCTTTGTCCGTTCATTCAAGCGCCGATTCGGGATTGCCCCGGCGCAATGGAGAAAGGGCCGCCGGATTGCTCCGACGGCCCTTTTCGGTAATCGCGGGATAGGCGCTTAG
- a CDS encoding acylase, with translation MTWEPFFAERSKAPDEQRQYRAEIIRSEYGVPHIYGKTDADVAFGVAIAQAEDDFFTLQDVIAMARGRYGAIAGQEGAQIDYVYHLLDARGTAQRHYPALPEDTRALFEAYAAGLNQYAAEHPQELKLANLFPVNGEDIAAGFALRQPFFFGLNGVIQPLVTGEPLRREFGPDIPGFPRDEGPQLAADAPQQASAHAHPLPWGEMGALSGSNAFAVAPEKSGGPSTLISNSHQPLRGGVAWYEMVVESEEGWHYAGANFPGSPFPFLGHNRHLGWTNTVNRPDMVDIYKLEMDDSGTRYKLDGEWRELESKRVWLPVKFGPLVIPYPQTVYRSAHGPVIFNHTGVYAFRYGGIDRIDQLDAYYRLNKSTTFEEWQAQLARMAVPSTNFIYADEKGNIAYVYNAAIPDRPEDLKANWRSVLPGDRSDLIWQGAVDFAEIPKLINPSSGWLYNSNNEPYTAAGAADDLKPADFSPVLGIEDKQTNRSRRAWNLLSEAGTLDRETLRRIKYDTAYERTGYVGDLWDALEKLDLSGDAELAKARDLLVGWDFTADSKGAADSLALLMIKDFMSAEYQNKPYPDVADQLRQHVDHLKTHFGRIDPPMSELLRLRQGTGDRRVDLPLDGGSDTLRASTTWKVDEDGRLSLVHGDSFIMWVEWLPGQRVRSQSVQPFGAAISRPESPHYTDQMQLFVDHKLKPVHFWREDAIANARRRYVVESN, from the coding sequence ATGACCTGGGAGCCGTTCTTCGCCGAACGCAGCAAGGCGCCCGACGAACAGCGGCAATACCGCGCGGAAATCATCCGCAGCGAATATGGCGTGCCGCATATCTACGGGAAGACCGACGCCGATGTCGCCTTCGGGGTCGCCATCGCGCAGGCAGAGGATGACTTCTTCACCCTGCAGGACGTGATCGCCATGGCGCGTGGCCGCTATGGCGCGATCGCGGGGCAGGAAGGCGCACAGATCGATTACGTCTATCACCTTCTCGACGCGCGCGGCACCGCACAGCGGCATTATCCGGCACTACCCGAAGATACGCGCGCGCTATTCGAAGCCTATGCCGCCGGGCTCAACCAATATGCCGCCGAGCATCCGCAAGAGCTGAAGCTGGCGAACCTCTTCCCGGTCAATGGCGAAGACATCGCCGCCGGTTTCGCCCTGCGCCAGCCGTTCTTCTTCGGCCTCAACGGCGTGATCCAGCCGCTGGTGACGGGCGAGCCGCTGCGCCGCGAATTCGGCCCCGACATTCCCGGCTTCCCCCGCGATGAAGGTCCGCAACTGGCCGCCGATGCGCCGCAGCAAGCCAGCGCCCACGCGCATCCGCTGCCGTGGGGCGAAATGGGGGCTTTATCCGGCTCGAACGCATTTGCAGTCGCGCCCGAAAAATCCGGTGGCCCATCGACGCTGATCTCCAATTCGCACCAGCCATTGCGCGGCGGTGTGGCATGGTACGAGATGGTGGTGGAGAGCGAGGAAGGCTGGCATTATGCCGGCGCCAATTTCCCCGGCTCGCCCTTCCCATTTCTGGGCCACAACCGGCATCTGGGCTGGACCAATACGGTCAATCGCCCGGACATGGTCGACATCTACAAACTTGAGATGGATGACAGCGGCACACGCTACAAACTCGATGGCGAATGGCGCGAGCTTGAAAGCAAGCGCGTGTGGCTACCGGTGAAATTCGGCCCGCTGGTCATCCCCTATCCGCAAACCGTGTATCGCAGCGCGCACGGCCCGGTGATCTTCAACCACACCGGGGTCTATGCCTTCCGCTATGGCGGGATCGACCGGATCGACCAGCTTGACGCCTATTACCGGCTCAACAAATCGACCACTTTCGAAGAATGGCAGGCGCAGCTGGCGCGCATGGCAGTGCCAAGCACCAATTTCATCTACGCCGATGAAAAGGGCAATATCGCATATGTGTACAACGCGGCGATCCCTGACCGGCCCGAAGACCTGAAGGCAAACTGGCGCAGCGTGCTGCCGGGCGACCGGAGCGATCTGATCTGGCAAGGCGCAGTCGATTTCGCGGAGATCCCCAAGCTCATCAATCCGTCCTCCGGCTGGCTCTATAATTCGAACAACGAGCCCTACACGGCAGCGGGCGCGGCGGACGACCTGAAGCCGGCCGATTTCTCGCCCGTGCTCGGGATTGAGGACAAGCAGACCAATCGCTCGCGCCGGGCGTGGAATCTTCTGAGCGAAGCGGGCACGCTTGACCGCGAAACGCTGCGCCGGATCAAGTATGATACCGCTTATGAACGCACCGGCTATGTCGGCGATCTGTGGGACGCGCTGGAAAAGCTGGACCTGTCAGGCGATGCCGAACTGGCCAAGGCGCGCGATCTGTTGGTCGGCTGGGACTTCACCGCCGACAGCAAGGGCGCGGCTGACAGCCTGGCCCTGCTGATGATCAAGGACTTCATGTCCGCCGAATACCAGAACAAGCCCTATCCCGACGTCGCGGACCAGCTACGCCAGCATGTCGATCATCTGAAGACGCATTTCGGCCGGATCGATCCGCCAATGTCGGAGCTGTTGCGGCTGCGGCAGGGCACAGGGGACCGGCGGGTCGACCTGCCGCTCGATGGCGGCTCGGATACGCTTCGCGCCTCCACAACGTGGAAGGTCGATGAGGATGGCCGCCTCAGCCTGGTCCATGGTGACAGCTTCATCATGTGGGTCGAATGGCTTCCGGGCCAGCGTGTGCGCTCGCAATCGGTGCAGCCTTTCGGCGCCGCGATCAGCCGTCCCGAAAGCCCGCATTACACCGACCAGATGCAGCTGTTTGTCGACCACAAGCTCAAGCCGGTGCATTTCTGGCGCGAGGATGCGATCGCGAATGCCAGGCGGCGATATGTGGTTGAGTCCAACTGA
- a CDS encoding leucyl aminopeptidase — MHLSRSKLLAAALSAPLALAAPALAAQDIAGSGIAPGEAQNSAERPIGFVEGVAQGAALAVAMTGTELPAGVSLPADTAERIAAAKFTGKAGETLAIPAPAGSPPIMLFGAAPEAGKAADWRALGGRVAQAMAKENAPIALAGLPDAAAMADAAFGATLGQYRFDRYQSARTMPPAQAITLVGPDASAAEALWRSRHQPLADGVRFARDLVNEPANVIYPESFVERTRAAFRGVPNVTIEVLDEAAMRRLGMGAIAGVGQGSPRGSRLMMITYKGAGGAPIALAGKGITFDTGGISIKPNPGMWEMKGDMSGAAAVTGAVLSLAKSRAPVHAVAAVALAENMPGGNAQRPGDVVRTMSGKTIEIRSTDAEGRLVLSDAIEYTVQQHKPFALVDIATLTGSAVRALGAEYAALFARKDAYADAALAAGEATGEPLWRLPLHPAYAKAIKSDIADIKNSDADPAPGASAGAHFIEYFVPQDLPWVHIDMAAVDRCTGTTPLCPGSARGFGVMLLDEMARNWRPQ, encoded by the coding sequence GTGCATCTTTCTCGTTCCAAGCTTCTCGCCGCGGCATTGTCCGCACCACTGGCGCTGGCAGCCCCGGCGCTGGCTGCACAGGACATTGCCGGATCGGGCATTGCGCCCGGCGAAGCGCAAAACAGCGCCGAACGCCCGATTGGCTTTGTTGAAGGCGTGGCGCAGGGCGCGGCGCTGGCCGTGGCGATGACCGGCACCGAACTTCCGGCCGGAGTCTCCTTGCCGGCGGATACGGCCGAGCGCATCGCTGCGGCAAAGTTCACGGGCAAGGCGGGTGAGACGCTGGCGATCCCCGCTCCGGCAGGTTCTCCCCCGATCATGCTGTTCGGGGCGGCGCCCGAGGCCGGCAAGGCGGCAGACTGGCGTGCGCTGGGCGGGCGTGTCGCCCAGGCGATGGCGAAGGAAAATGCGCCCATCGCGCTCGCAGGCCTGCCCGATGCAGCGGCGATGGCCGATGCTGCGTTCGGCGCAACGCTGGGCCAGTACCGCTTCGATCGATACCAGAGTGCGCGCACCATGCCGCCCGCGCAGGCTATCACGCTGGTCGGGCCGGATGCGTCTGCAGCAGAAGCGCTCTGGCGCAGCCGCCACCAGCCGCTGGCTGACGGAGTGCGCTTTGCCCGCGACCTGGTGAACGAGCCGGCCAATGTGATCTATCCGGAAAGCTTCGTCGAACGGACCCGTGCGGCGTTTCGCGGGGTTCCCAACGTCACGATCGAAGTGCTCGACGAAGCCGCCATGCGCCGCCTCGGCATGGGCGCCATTGCGGGCGTGGGGCAGGGCAGCCCGCGCGGCAGCCGCTTGATGATGATCACTTACAAGGGCGCCGGCGGGGCTCCGATCGCGTTGGCAGGAAAGGGCATTACCTTCGATACCGGCGGGATTTCGATCAAGCCCAATCCCGGAATGTGGGAGATGAAGGGAGACATGTCGGGCGCAGCTGCGGTGACCGGTGCCGTGCTCAGCCTCGCCAAGTCGCGCGCGCCGGTGCATGCGGTTGCGGCGGTGGCGCTGGCGGAAAACATGCCGGGCGGCAATGCGCAGCGCCCGGGTGACGTGGTCCGCACCATGTCCGGCAAGACGATCGAGATCCGCAGCACTGACGCTGAAGGCCGGTTGGTGCTGTCCGACGCGATCGAATACACCGTTCAGCAGCACAAGCCCTTTGCCTTGGTCGATATCGCCACACTGACCGGTTCGGCGGTGCGCGCGCTGGGCGCCGAATATGCGGCGCTGTTTGCGCGCAAGGATGCCTATGCCGATGCCGCGCTTGCTGCGGGTGAGGCGACAGGCGAGCCTTTGTGGCGGCTGCCGCTGCATCCCGCCTATGCCAAGGCGATCAAATCCGACATCGCCGATATCAAGAACAGCGATGCCGATCCTGCCCCCGGGGCAAGCGCTGGCGCGCATTTCATCGAGTATTTCGTGCCGCAGGATCTGCCCTGGGTGCATATCGATATGGCGGCGGTCGATCGCTGCACTGGCACTACTCCGTTGTGCCCCGGCAGCGCGCGCGGTTTCGGTGTGATGCTGCTTGATGAAATGGCGCGCAACTGGCGGCCGCAATAG